Proteins encoded by one window of Pseudomonadota bacterium:
- a CDS encoding LysE family translocator codes for MDFHVYAAFVVATAIMIFLPGPSVILTVAHGISFGWQRALVTVAGATAGVGVQLIIATIGLVSLLNVVAEAFEWLRWAGALYLIYLGIKQWRSAAVPRDDARPPTSRKSLFVQGLVITIPNPKSLIFIAAFLPQFLDATRPLETQFAIIVPTFLVITFVVTGVWAVAAGKARQFLSSPRAQRVVARVSGGMMIAAGAGLALARR; via the coding sequence ATGGACTTTCACGTCTACGCAGCTTTTGTCGTCGCGACGGCCATCATGATCTTCCTGCCCGGGCCCAGCGTCATTTTGACGGTGGCCCACGGCATTTCGTTCGGCTGGCAGCGCGCGCTGGTCACCGTCGCCGGCGCGACCGCCGGCGTCGGCGTGCAGCTCATCATCGCGACCATCGGCCTCGTCTCGCTGCTCAATGTGGTCGCCGAGGCGTTCGAGTGGCTGCGCTGGGCAGGCGCGCTCTACCTCATCTATCTCGGCATCAAGCAGTGGCGCAGCGCCGCGGTGCCGCGCGATGACGCCCGGCCGCCGACATCGCGCAAAAGCCTTTTCGTGCAAGGCCTCGTCATCACCATTCCCAATCCCAAAAGTCTGATCTTCATCGCGGCGTTCCTGCCGCAGTTCCTCGACGCCACGCGTCCGCTGGAAACCCAGTTCGCAATCATCGTGCCGACCTTCCTGGTGATCACCTTTGTCGTCACCGGTGTGTGGGCGGTTGCCGCGGGCAAAGCGCGCCAGTTCCTGAGCAGCCCACGCGCGCAACGCGTCGTCGCACGCGTCTCCGGCGGCATGATGATCGCCGCCGGCGCCGGCCTGGCGCTGGCCAGACGCTGA
- a CDS encoding GNAT family N-acetyltransferase: MADPDVTITTLTPDDYTDHEAALAELLRDCVEAGASVHFITPFSLKESRAFWREKVAPAVRAGHRVVVTAHIAGRLVGTVQLSCDTPPNSPHRADVSKLLVHPDFRRRGIARAMMAALEDDARRRQRRLLLLDTAPGYTETFYRGIDYQKVGVVPGFARDAIEDVYLDTVIMYKTL; this comes from the coding sequence ATGGCTGATCCCGATGTCACGATCACGACGCTGACGCCAGACGACTACACAGACCACGAAGCCGCCCTGGCGGAACTGCTGCGCGATTGTGTCGAGGCCGGCGCCAGCGTTCACTTCATCACACCCTTCAGCCTGAAAGAAAGCCGGGCGTTCTGGCGGGAGAAGGTCGCGCCGGCCGTGCGCGCCGGCCACCGCGTCGTGGTGACGGCTCATATCGCGGGCCGCCTTGTCGGCACGGTTCAGCTGTCGTGTGATACGCCGCCCAACTCACCGCATCGTGCGGACGTCTCGAAGCTTCTGGTCCATCCCGACTTCCGCCGTCGCGGCATCGCGCGCGCCATGATGGCCGCTTTGGAGGACGACGCGCGCCGCCGCCAACGACGCCTGCTGTTGTTGGACACCGCGCCCGGCTATACGGAGACGTTCTACCGCGGAATTGATTACCAGAAGGTCGGGGTTGTTCCGGGCTTCGCCCGCGACGCGATCGAGGACGTCTATCTCGACACCGTGATCATGTACAAGACGTTGTAA
- a CDS encoding DMT family transporter — MSPYAPLVLIVAAAFGGGLLAAQGPIFARMAIHAGGALQAGMIAFGLGFLVLLVLYLVTGGTAPKLADLKAAPGWVWFGGVIGAAMVLLSIVAVPRIGVGTFLTAAICGQLLAAIAYDHVGAFGMPLRAIDMSKIVGAGLLLLGAYLIVRD, encoded by the coding sequence ATGTCGCCTTATGCGCCCCTCGTGCTGATCGTGGCCGCCGCTTTTGGCGGCGGGCTCTTGGCGGCGCAAGGACCGATCTTCGCGCGCATGGCGATCCACGCCGGCGGTGCGTTGCAGGCCGGCATGATCGCCTTTGGCCTGGGGTTCCTGGTGTTGTTGGTGCTTTATCTGGTCACCGGCGGCACCGCGCCCAAGCTTGCCGATCTCAAAGCCGCGCCGGGATGGGTCTGGTTTGGCGGCGTGATCGGCGCGGCGATGGTGCTGCTCTCGATCGTCGCCGTGCCGCGCATCGGCGTCGGCACCTTCCTGACCGCCGCCATCTGCGGGCAGCTGCTGGCCGCGATCGCCTATGATCACGTCGGCGCATTCGGCATGCCGCTACGTGCGATCGACATGTCAAAAATCGTCGGCGCCGGCCTGCTGCTCCTCGGCGCCTATCTGATCGTCCGCGATTAG
- a CDS encoding LysR family transcriptional regulator: MAPRLGINHLQMLTAIVETGTVADAAQLLGVTPSALSHRIREAERRLDLALFTRLGRRLRLTPAGELLHQASARLLDELEQVETAAQKMGHGIEAVVRLGVATYSSYHWLPDFLNRLHEAAPAIEVELMANAVQRPLAALQEGDIDLAVVPDALIPAGMTSLPLFDDELVAIMSPEHRLAARDSVEATDFRDNDVLTYSFTNLPGHELDLFWRPAGVSPRRIIRVELIDAIVDLVKANLGVAIVQRWAIAPHLESGALAACRLTDRGLTIPWSVARRSTGDQDKAVATVAEQLADWCRVHEGGFAASS; the protein is encoded by the coding sequence ATGGCACCCAGGCTTGGGATCAATCATCTGCAGATGCTGACGGCCATCGTCGAGACCGGCACGGTCGCCGACGCCGCGCAGCTTCTGGGCGTCACGCCGTCGGCGCTCAGTCACCGGATCCGCGAGGCGGAGCGGCGTCTGGACCTCGCCCTCTTCACCCGGCTCGGCCGGCGCCTGCGCCTGACGCCGGCGGGCGAGCTCCTCCATCAGGCGTCCGCGCGCCTGCTCGACGAGCTCGAGCAGGTCGAAACGGCCGCCCAGAAGATGGGTCACGGGATCGAAGCGGTGGTGCGGCTGGGGGTCGCGACCTACAGCAGTTACCACTGGCTGCCGGACTTCCTGAACCGCCTGCACGAAGCGGCACCGGCGATCGAGGTCGAGCTGATGGCGAACGCCGTCCAAAGGCCGCTGGCCGCGCTGCAGGAAGGCGATATCGATCTGGCGGTTGTGCCCGATGCCCTGATCCCGGCAGGCATGACATCCCTGCCGCTGTTCGATGACGAGCTGGTCGCCATCATGTCGCCGGAGCACCGGCTGGCGGCGCGCGACAGCGTTGAAGCCACTGACTTCCGCGACAACGATGTGCTGACCTATAGTTTCACCAACCTGCCCGGCCACGAACTGGATCTGTTCTGGCGCCCGGCCGGCGTGTCGCCGCGCCGTATCATCCGGGTCGAACTGATCGACGCGATCGTGGATCTCGTAAAGGCCAATCTGGGCGTCGCCATCGTGCAGCGCTGGGCCATAGCGCCACATCTCGAGAGCGGCGCGCTCGCCGCGTGTCGTCTGACTGACCGGGGTCTCACCATTCCCTGGAGCGTCGCGCGGCGTAGCACCGGTGACCAAGACAAAGCGGTCGCCACCGTCGCCGAACAACTGGCCGACTGGTGCCGGGTACACGAAGGCGGGTTCGCGGCAAGCAGTTGA
- a CDS encoding GNAT family N-acetyltransferase, producing the protein MSGDSFTVHPVDQARWPDLVALFEARGGPKYCWCMAWRTQPPEAKEARNTERNAVLKAALGARVADGMPIGLLGYCDGEAIAWCSFAPRPTFRRLGGPEDDGTASQNVWSLTCFFIKRAFRGRGLSERLLNAALAYARRQNAACVEAYPVEPDSPSYRFMGLTTLFERAGFVEVGRAGTRRHVMRFSLH; encoded by the coding sequence ATGAGCGGCGACAGCTTCACCGTCCATCCCGTCGATCAGGCGCGTTGGCCGGATCTGGTCGCTCTGTTCGAGGCTCGTGGAGGACCGAAGTACTGCTGGTGCATGGCATGGCGTACACAGCCGCCGGAAGCCAAGGAGGCACGCAATACCGAACGCAACGCGGTGTTGAAAGCCGCACTTGGCGCGCGGGTCGCCGACGGCATGCCCATCGGCTTGCTGGGCTATTGTGACGGCGAGGCGATTGCGTGGTGTTCGTTCGCGCCGCGCCCGACGTTCCGCCGCTTGGGCGGTCCAGAGGATGACGGCACAGCGTCGCAGAATGTGTGGTCGTTGACCTGTTTCTTTATCAAGCGCGCGTTTCGCGGTCGAGGACTGAGCGAGCGCCTGCTAAATGCGGCCCTTGCTTATGCCCGCCGACAGAATGCGGCCTGTGTCGAGGCTTACCCGGTCGAACCTGATTCACCGAGCTATCGTTTCATGGGGCTCACCACGCTTTTTGAGCGTGCAGGTTTCGTCGAGGTTGGCCGGGCGGGCACACGCCGTCACGTCATGCGCTTTTCCTTGCATTGA
- a CDS encoding RNA polymerase sigma factor has product MDALRRGSSGLEASRHPARCRARARELSFSGIEPVPLRHRTAAKKVTGSTRLPHSPPNAEPSYSFANAGERGQPLQSLSDELRSSIAGLRRYALSLVGNSTDADDLVQETLQRGLAAIRDGRKIHNMRGYLFTILHNVRVSQLRYGREGDHVAMEDLTTELPIAANQEHAVQLNELFLAISRLPMEQRAVILLVCLEGFSYRQTADILDIPIGTVMSRLSRARRALMNGMDKAERPKLAEIN; this is encoded by the coding sequence ATGGACGCGCTTCGCCGCGGATCGTCTGGGCTTGAAGCATCCAGACACCCCGCACGGTGCCGTGCGCGCGCCCGCGAACTTTCTTTTTCGGGAATAGAGCCGGTGCCGCTGCGTCATCGTACGGCGGCAAAAAAAGTCACGGGTTCGACCCGTCTGCCACATTCTCCACCCAATGCGGAACCAAGCTACTCATTCGCCAACGCTGGGGAACGGGGGCAGCCTTTGCAGTCTTTGTCCGACGAACTTCGCAGCAGCATCGCAGGGCTTCGCCGCTACGCGTTGTCGCTGGTCGGCAACAGCACCGATGCGGATGACTTGGTGCAGGAAACGTTGCAACGCGGGCTGGCGGCGATCCGTGATGGCCGCAAGATCCACAACATGCGCGGCTACCTCTTCACCATCCTGCACAATGTCAGGGTGTCGCAGCTGCGCTATGGCCGCGAGGGCGACCATGTCGCCATGGAAGACCTGACCACAGAACTGCCGATAGCCGCCAACCAGGAACACGCGGTTCAGCTCAACGAACTATTTTTGGCGATTTCGCGGCTGCCCATGGAACAAAGAGCCGTGATTTTACTCGTATGTCTGGAAGGGTTCAGTTACCGGCAGACCGCCGACATCCTGGATATCCCGATTGGAACGGTGATGTCGCGGCTGTCGCGGGCGCGCCGGGCGCTGATGAACGGCATGGACAAGGCCGAACGGCCGAAGCTGGCGGAGATCAACTGA
- a CDS encoding NUDIX hydrolase translates to MESQWLTWAKRLQAIAATGLHYCEDVYDRERYAEIDDIAQSMIAQLGSLPIEHIRGLLAHPGLHGYATPKIDVRAAVIKDGKVLLVCERGDGRWSLPGGMADVGLSATENVIKEVREEAGLRVSVTDLYSVRHRAKHAYDPDVRDFYKLHFLCQQSDGASPKPGVETTAAAFFSPDELPELSTERILAADIDAAFEFHAGTTRQTQFD, encoded by the coding sequence ATGGAAAGTCAGTGGTTGACGTGGGCCAAGCGCCTACAAGCGATCGCCGCGACCGGTCTGCACTATTGTGAGGATGTCTATGACCGCGAGCGCTATGCAGAGATCGACGACATCGCGCAGTCCATGATCGCCCAACTCGGATCGCTTCCAATCGAACATATCAGAGGTCTGCTCGCCCATCCCGGTCTGCACGGCTATGCGACTCCCAAGATCGACGTGCGCGCGGCGGTGATCAAGGATGGCAAGGTGTTACTGGTCTGCGAGCGTGGCGACGGCCGGTGGTCCCTGCCCGGCGGCATGGCGGATGTCGGCCTCTCGGCGACGGAAAACGTCATTAAGGAAGTTCGGGAAGAAGCCGGGTTACGGGTCAGCGTGACGGACCTCTACAGCGTCCGCCACCGCGCCAAACACGCTTATGACCCCGATGTCCGTGACTTCTACAAACTTCATTTTCTGTGCCAGCAAAGCGATGGCGCGTCACCCAAGCCGGGTGTCGAAACGACCGCTGCGGCGTTCTTCTCGCCCGATGAACTACCAGAGCTGTCGACCGAACGGATTTTGGCGGCCGACATCGACGCGGCATTTGAGTTTCATGCCGGCACAACGCGCCAGACGCAGTTCGACTAG
- a CDS encoding SagB/ThcOx family dehydrogenase: MTDVSLTLALEHRRTCREFDGRALPLPVVHRLLWAAQGITGAMGERTAPSAHALHPLRLVLVVGAVEGLESGVYAADPQTGRLTMTVHRDVRGELQAAALDDQPWIGLAPFILTLCADFVTPAKDFADQPPFGQRGERYVYIEAGAAAQNVQLQAVSEGLGCVLVAGFKDEATANLLDLKPPLAPVLHLCLGWPQIPDGTVDLFSS; encoded by the coding sequence ATGACAGATGTATCGCTGACGCTCGCGCTTGAGCACCGCCGGACCTGCCGCGAGTTCGACGGGCGCGCCCTGCCGCTGCCGGTGGTGCATCGCCTGCTGTGGGCGGCCCAGGGCATCACCGGCGCCATGGGCGAGCGCACCGCGCCGTCGGCGCATGCGCTGCATCCCCTGCGCCTGGTGCTGGTGGTGGGCGCGGTCGAGGGATTGGAGTCCGGCGTCTATGCAGCCGACCCGCAAACTGGCCGCCTGACCATGACCGTCCACCGCGACGTCCGAGGCGAACTGCAGGCCGCGGCACTCGACGATCAACCGTGGATCGGCTTGGCGCCCTTCATTCTGACCCTGTGCGCTGATTTCGTGACACCGGCGAAGGACTTCGCCGATCAGCCACCCTTTGGCCAGCGCGGCGAACGTTACGTCTATATCGAAGCCGGCGCCGCCGCCCAGAACGTGCAACTTCAGGCGGTGTCGGAAGGTCTCGGCTGCGTCCTGGTCGCCGGTTTCAAGGACGAGGCGACCGCCAATCTGCTCGACCTCAAACCGCCGCTCGCCCCGGTACTGCATCTGTGCCTG
- a CDS encoding M20/M25/M40 family metallo-hydrolase, with the protein MVSNRSEDVRRYAEDNFQQTVKRLGGYIAYPAISCDPDHAKDVVALAHRIRDDLDALGFDNAQVLELDGALPAVAAQRMDAGPGKPTVLIYGHMDLQPVKGEPWNTPPHEAVEIDGRLYARGSGDDMGGWVSHLAAIEAWLAVAGALPVNVKLIIEGEEEIGSPNLVGYMDAYPDVFDADAMVLTDCDNPSTEIPGLTTSLRGLVELDVTCEALASDVHSGLWGNVAPDVSTALVKALARLVDDDGRFILGRVDVPQAWRDAARELPFDAATVEKATQIIDGVSALPERGRPLAEWAWRQSALTIVSTTLPQPDHEKNALRHAATAALSIRVAPGQDPEALVADVTEALTHEPPGGVKLTVHERPGHGDAWLYEPKGPAFDAAGRAYSKAWGHDLVQIGVGGSIPFVALFAERFSHLPLILNGVLDPASSIHGPNESMDLGVFKKAIATNVYLLDELGALDKLTPAS; encoded by the coding sequence ATGGTCAGCAACCGAAGCGAAGACGTGCGCCGCTATGCGGAGGATAACTTCCAACAGACGGTGAAGCGTCTGGGCGGGTACATCGCCTATCCCGCAATCTCGTGCGATCCCGATCACGCCAAGGATGTCGTGGCGCTGGCGCACCGGATCCGCGACGACTTGGACGCGCTCGGCTTTGATAACGCACAGGTGTTGGAACTTGACGGCGCGCTGCCTGCCGTCGCGGCGCAACGTATGGACGCCGGACCGGGCAAGCCAACGGTTCTGATCTACGGCCACATGGATCTGCAGCCGGTCAAGGGCGAGCCGTGGAACACGCCACCCCATGAAGCGGTCGAGATCGACGGCAGGCTCTATGCCCGCGGTTCCGGCGACGACATGGGCGGCTGGGTCAGTCACCTCGCGGCCATCGAAGCCTGGCTTGCGGTCGCCGGCGCGCTGCCGGTCAACGTCAAGCTGATCATCGAGGGCGAAGAGGAAATCGGCTCGCCCAACCTGGTCGGTTACATGGACGCCTACCCCGACGTCTTCGACGCCGACGCCATGGTGCTGACCGATTGCGACAACCCGTCCACAGAGATCCCCGGCCTGACGACATCCTTGCGCGGCCTGGTGGAACTGGACGTGACGTGCGAAGCGCTTGCATCCGATGTGCATTCCGGCCTGTGGGGCAATGTCGCGCCGGACGTGTCGACCGCGCTGGTCAAGGCGCTGGCGCGCCTGGTCGACGACGACGGCCGTTTCATACTGGGCCGTGTCGACGTGCCACAAGCCTGGCGCGATGCCGCCCGCGAACTGCCGTTCGATGCGGCGACCGTCGAGAAGGCCACCCAAATCATCGACGGCGTCTCGGCGCTGCCTGAGCGTGGCCGCCCGCTCGCCGAGTGGGCGTGGCGGCAGTCGGCGCTAACCATTGTCTCGACGACACTGCCGCAGCCCGATCACGAGAAGAACGCGCTGCGCCATGCGGCAACGGCAGCGCTGTCGATCCGCGTTGCGCCGGGCCAGGATCCCGAGGCGCTGGTGGCGGATGTCACCGAGGCCCTGACCCACGAACCGCCCGGTGGCGTCAAGCTGACGGTCCACGAACGGCCGGGCCACGGCGATGCGTGGCTTTATGAACCCAAGGGCCCGGCGTTTGACGCCGCAGGGCGTGCGTACAGCAAGGCGTGGGGTCACGATCTCGTGCAGATTGGTGTCGGCGGTTCGATACCGTTCGTCGCTCTGTTCGCGGAACGCTTCTCTCATCTGCCGCTGATCTTGAACGGCGTTCTGGATCCCGCCAGCTCGATCCACGGTCCCAACGAATCCATGGACCTCGGTGTGTTCAAAAAGGCGATCGCAACGAACGTCTACCTGCTGGACGAGCTGGGCGCGCTGGACAAGCTGACGCCCGCCTCCTGA
- a CDS encoding endonuclease/exonuclease/phosphatase family protein, with protein MSDPLPSWQAANAPAAVKDEMTALRAELDATVPPKRQADRNLLIATWNIKAFSSLTRKWTASNSDSPKRDFRGLWAITEIISRFDVIAIQEIKGDLRALRTMMKTLGPSWRFLMTDVTRGSAGNSERMGFVFDTTRANLSGLAGELVVPEEELGAIGADALQSQFARTPYAVSFQAGSETFTLVTLHVDFGSSSAGRVPELKAIAKWLDRWAKQANAYGQNFIALGDFNIDRKGDKLWEAFTSTGLEVPEALHKVKRSIFADDDDTELEKYYDQIAWFTSGKKRRLSMMFDSAGMVDFVPFLYQDKGFSKSVVQHRLSDHYPLWAAFDCRD; from the coding sequence ATGTCCGATCCCTTGCCGTCATGGCAGGCCGCCAACGCGCCGGCGGCGGTAAAAGACGAGATGACGGCGTTGCGCGCCGAGCTCGACGCGACGGTGCCGCCGAAACGCCAGGCCGACCGTAACCTTCTGATCGCGACCTGGAACATCAAGGCGTTCTCGTCGCTGACCCGCAAGTGGACGGCTTCCAACAGCGACAGTCCCAAGCGTGATTTTCGAGGCCTGTGGGCGATCACGGAGATCATCTCGCGTTTCGACGTGATCGCGATCCAGGAGATCAAAGGCGATCTGCGCGCGTTGCGCACCATGATGAAGACGCTCGGTCCGTCGTGGCGGTTCCTGATGACCGATGTCACCCGGGGCAGTGCCGGCAACAGCGAACGCATGGGTTTCGTCTTCGACACCACGAGGGCCAATCTCTCCGGCCTTGCCGGTGAACTCGTGGTGCCGGAAGAAGAACTGGGCGCGATCGGCGCCGATGCGCTTCAAAGTCAGTTCGCACGCACGCCCTATGCGGTGAGTTTCCAGGCGGGTTCGGAGACCTTCACGCTGGTGACGCTCCATGTCGACTTCGGCTCCTCGTCCGCCGGGCGGGTACCGGAACTCAAGGCCATCGCCAAATGGCTCGACCGCTGGGCCAAGCAGGCCAATGCTTATGGCCAGAACTTCATCGCGCTCGGCGATTTCAACATCGACCGCAAGGGCGACAAGCTATGGGAAGCCTTCACCAGCACAGGGCTTGAGGTGCCTGAGGCGCTGCATAAGGTGAAGCGATCGATCTTCGCCGATGACGACGACACCGAGCTTGAGAAGTACTACGACCAGATCGCGTGGTTCACGTCAGGCAAGAAACGCCGACTGAGCATGATGTTCGACAGCGCCGGCATGGTCGACTTCGTGCCCTTCCTCTATCAGGACAAAGGCTTCTCGAAGTCCGTCGTGCAGCACCGCCTGTCCGACCACTACCCCCTGTGGGCCGCGTTCGACTGTCGCGACTGA
- a CDS encoding helix-turn-helix domain-containing protein gives MRGATNTDPALDDRIASRLKALRAERDWSLDDLAARCGVSRATLSRLENGEVSPTASVLGKLCASYGLAMSRLMAEVETDFEPLVRHDDQTVWEDPETGFLRRSVSPPSQTLGAEVLHCHLPAETRIEYRDPPRPGLEHHLVMLNGALTMTVGGTAHALTKGDCLRYQLHGPGIFETGKKPATYMLVVL, from the coding sequence ATGAGAGGTGCGACCAACACTGACCCTGCCCTCGACGACCGCATAGCCAGCCGGTTAAAGGCGCTTCGGGCTGAACGCGACTGGTCGCTGGATGATTTGGCCGCGCGCTGCGGCGTCAGCCGGGCGACGCTGTCGCGCCTGGAGAACGGCGAGGTCAGCCCGACCGCCTCTGTGCTGGGCAAGCTGTGCGCCAGCTACGGGCTCGCCATGTCGCGATTGATGGCGGAGGTCGAGACCGATTTCGAACCGCTCGTGCGCCATGATGACCAGACCGTTTGGGAGGATCCCGAGACCGGTTTCCTGCGCCGTTCCGTCTCGCCGCCGTCACAGACTCTTGGCGCTGAAGTGCTGCACTGTCACCTCCCCGCCGAAACGCGGATCGAGTACCGCGATCCGCCACGGCCGGGACTCGAACACCATCTGGTCATGCTGAACGGCGCGCTGACCATGACCGTCGGCGGTACTGCCCACGCGCTCACCAAGGGCGACTGCCTGCGCTATCAGCTTCACGGGCCCGGCATCTTCGAAACCGGCAAGAAACCGGCGACTTATATGCTGGTCGTTTTGTGA
- a CDS encoding alpha-hydroxy acid oxidase has product MTLMQRYPSVADLERRARRRIPRFAWDYLAGGSGQERLVGRNREAFDRVLMTPRFFVDIADTDLSVEVFGTRYAMPIGVAPIGQAGLVWPGVEAMLARAAKNAGIPYLLSTVSTAVMEEIGAIGGDHAWFQLYPPADRAIEKDLIARAQASGFGAMIVTIDVPVQARRLRDIRNGFSVPPRINWLNVVQAALAPAWSIATLRHGLPYFRTVEPYVDDKSDMKESVTFLRDQFTGPMSREHFGEIRRQWQGPLIVKGIQHPDDARLVVELGADGIIVSNHGGRQLDGERATIDVLPDIVEAVGDTTTVMLDSGIRTGLDVVRGLARGAQFTFSGRSFMFAIAALGEAGGDHVVQILREELLHVLGELGCPRAADMDAAWLAAPWSSDG; this is encoded by the coding sequence ATGACATTGATGCAGCGCTACCCCTCCGTGGCCGACTTGGAGCGCCGGGCGCGCCGGCGTATCCCGCGGTTTGCCTGGGATTACCTGGCCGGCGGCTCCGGCCAGGAGCGTTTGGTGGGGCGCAACCGGGAGGCTTTCGACCGGGTTTTGATGACGCCGCGTTTCTTTGTCGATATCGCCGACACCGACCTTTCCGTCGAGGTCTTCGGTACGCGCTATGCGATGCCGATCGGCGTGGCGCCGATCGGCCAGGCAGGCCTGGTATGGCCGGGGGTCGAGGCGATGCTGGCCCGCGCGGCCAAAAATGCCGGCATTCCCTATCTGCTGAGCACCGTGTCGACCGCCGTCATGGAGGAAATCGGCGCCATCGGCGGCGACCACGCGTGGTTCCAGCTTTACCCGCCGGCCGACCGGGCGATCGAGAAGGATCTGATTGCCCGCGCCCAGGCATCCGGCTTCGGCGCCATGATCGTCACCATCGACGTGCCAGTGCAGGCCCGCCGCCTGCGCGACATACGTAACGGCTTTTCGGTGCCGCCGCGCATCAATTGGCTGAATGTTGTCCAGGCTGCGCTAGCGCCCGCGTGGTCGATTGCAACCCTGCGCCACGGCCTGCCGTACTTCCGCACGGTCGAGCCCTATGTCGACGACAAGTCCGATATGAAGGAGAGCGTGACGTTCCTGAGAGACCAATTCACTGGCCCGATGTCGCGCGAGCATTTCGGCGAGATCCGGCGTCAGTGGCAGGGCCCGCTCATCGTGAAAGGCATCCAGCATCCCGACGACGCGCGGCTGGTCGTGGAGTTGGGCGCCGACGGCATCATCGTCTCGAACCACGGCGGCCGGCAGCTTGACGGCGAACGCGCGACGATTGACGTTTTGCCCGACATCGTCGAGGCGGTCGGCGACACAACGACGGTGATGCTGGATAGCGGGATCAGAACCGGTCTTGACGTGGTGCGCGGGCTGGCGCGCGGCGCCCAGTTCACGTTCAGTGGGCGCAGTTTCATGTTCGCGATCGCGGCCCTGGGTGAGGCCGGCGGCGATCATGTCGTGCAGATCTTACGAGAGGAACTGTTGCACGTGCTGGGGGAACTTGGCTGCCCGCGCGCCGCGGACATGGACGCGGCCTGGTTGGCCGCGCCGTGGTCGTCAGACGGCTAG